A part of Ignavibacteriales bacterium genomic DNA contains:
- the hslU gene encoding ATP-dependent protease ATPase subunit HslU, translating to MAVFDIKHLTPTQIVNELDKYIIGQNEAKRAVAIALRNRWRRQQVQDFLREEILPNNIILIGPTGVGKTEIARRIAKLSQAPFIKVEASKFTEIGYVGRDVESMIRDLTDIAVNMVKSEKTTEVQAKANELTEERILDLLIPPVKKTQPAGATNDNDKDVDALQNQKTREWMREKLRKGELDKKMIEYDSSAATANVGMQILGPFGMDDMGINIQEIMGSIMPKKRKKRKTTIAEARTLIAQEEAQKLIDMEAVQKEAIEKVQNSGIVFIDEIDKVAGGGKGHGPDVSREGVQRDLLPIVEGSNVNTKYGVVKSDHILFIASGAFHVSKPSDLIPELQGRFPIRVELKSLTEEDFVKILTTPENALLKQYAALLATDGIQIEFTKDGIREIARIASEVNEQVENIGARRLHTILTTLLDEILFNAPDNIAQEKVKINAKSVKDKLDKIVKNRDLTKFIL from the coding sequence ATGGCAGTATTTGATATAAAACATTTAACACCCACCCAAATTGTTAATGAACTTGATAAATATATAATTGGACAAAATGAAGCTAAACGCGCTGTGGCAATTGCACTGCGCAATCGCTGGCGGCGTCAGCAGGTTCAGGATTTTCTCCGTGAAGAAATCCTTCCGAACAATATTATTCTTATCGGACCAACAGGGGTGGGCAAAACTGAAATAGCCAGAAGAATCGCTAAACTTTCTCAAGCTCCATTCATCAAAGTTGAAGCTTCGAAGTTTACTGAAATCGGTTATGTAGGCAGAGATGTCGAATCAATGATACGCGATCTTACCGATATTGCAGTGAACATGGTAAAATCAGAAAAAACCACAGAAGTTCAGGCAAAAGCCAATGAACTAACGGAAGAAAGAATTTTAGATTTACTTATTCCTCCGGTTAAAAAAACTCAGCCTGCAGGTGCTACGAACGATAATGATAAGGATGTTGACGCATTGCAAAATCAAAAAACACGCGAATGGATGAGAGAGAAATTAAGGAAGGGGGAGCTTGATAAAAAAATGATCGAGTATGATTCTTCTGCTGCTACTGCAAATGTGGGTATGCAGATTCTCGGTCCTTTTGGCATGGATGATATGGGCATTAACATACAGGAAATTATGGGTTCGATCATGCCTAAAAAGAGAAAGAAAAGAAAAACAACCATAGCTGAGGCACGCACTCTAATTGCACAGGAAGAAGCTCAAAAATTAATTGATATGGAAGCAGTGCAGAAAGAAGCAATCGAAAAGGTCCAGAATTCGGGCATTGTGTTTATAGACGAGATTGATAAAGTCGCTGGTGGGGGTAAAGGTCATGGCCCCGATGTTTCGCGTGAAGGTGTTCAGAGAGACTTGCTTCCGATTGTTGAAGGTTCGAATGTTAACACAAAATACGGCGTTGTTAAAAGTGATCATATTTTATTTATTGCCTCTGGTGCTTTTCACGTTTCAAAACCAAGCGATCTTATCCCCGAACTGCAAGGAAGATTCCCTATCAGAGTTGAGTTGAAAAGTTTGACTGAAGAAGATTTCGTTAAAATATTAACTACGCCTGAAAATGCTTTACTTAAACAATATGCTGCATTGCTCGCTACCGATGGCATTCAAATTGAATTTACAAAAGATGGAATTCGCGAAATTGCACGCATTGCCTCCGAGGTAAACGAGCAGGTTGAAAACATCGGCGCACGAAGACTGCATACAATTCTTACGACTCTCCTTGATGAGATTCTGTTTAACGCACCCGATAATATTGCACAGGAGAAAGTAAAAATAAATGCTAAATCTGTTAAGGATAAACTTGATAAAATTGTAAAAAACAGAGATTTGACTAAGTTCATACTTTAA
- a CDS encoding SDR family NAD(P)-dependent oxidoreductase: MHLKNKVVLVTGASSGIGKYLSLLLAKEDCKLILLSRRINELETLSDSIKLNKTLTIYKCDVSDLEQVELIYHQIKNKFGKIDIAVLNAGVGHQVKIQDFDINQAKETFDTNVFGVLNFFKVLLPDFIARRGGYIIGVSSMADVRGFVNSGIYCASKSALSKILESFRIELKSFNVKVITVRPGFVQTPMTAKNRFHMPFLLKPEEAAEIILNGIKNEKSIIQFPLPMYFASELIRHIPNSLFEFLSSKFPRKRQ; the protein is encoded by the coding sequence ATGCATCTCAAAAATAAAGTAGTTTTGGTTACCGGCGCTTCAAGTGGAATAGGGAAATATCTGAGCTTATTACTTGCAAAGGAAGATTGTAAATTAATTCTACTTTCAAGAAGAATTAATGAACTTGAAACGTTAAGCGACTCGATTAAATTGAACAAAACTCTGACGATTTATAAGTGTGATGTTTCAGACCTCGAACAGGTTGAATTAATTTATCATCAAATTAAAAACAAATTCGGGAAAATTGATATTGCTGTTTTGAATGCCGGAGTTGGTCATCAAGTAAAAATCCAGGACTTTGATATCAATCAAGCCAAAGAAACTTTTGATACAAATGTTTTTGGTGTATTGAATTTTTTTAAAGTATTGCTTCCGGATTTTATAGCAAGAAGAGGTGGTTATATTATTGGTGTTTCAAGTATGGCTGATGTTCGTGGTTTTGTAAACAGTGGAATTTATTGTGCAAGTAAATCTGCGCTCAGCAAAATTCTTGAAAGTTTTAGGATCGAGTTAAAATCTTTTAATGTTAAAGTGATAACAGTCAGACCGGGATTTGTTCAAACACCGATGACTGCAAAAAATAGATTTCACATGCCGTTCCTACTAAAGCCTGAGGAAGCAGCGGAAATAATTTTAAATGGGATAAAGAATGAGAAGTCAATTATTCAATTTCCATTGCCAATGTATTTTGCATCAGAGCTGATCAGGCATATTCCAAATTCACTTTTTGAATTTCTATCTTCAAAATTTCCAAGAAAACGGCAGTAA
- the hslV gene encoding ATP-dependent protease subunit HslV has translation MTEKIKSTTIIGIVHNGEAALGGDGQVSFGNTIMKHNAMKIRKIANGKVLCGFAGATADAFTLAERFEDKLEQYRGNVNRAAVELAKEWRSDKYLRKLEAMLAVVAEGNSIIISGNGDVIEPDDKIVAIGSGGMYALAAARMLKKYSNLSAKEIVRESLQIASEICIYTNDKINVETIEK, from the coding sequence ATGACTGAAAAAATAAAATCAACCACTATCATTGGCATTGTTCACAATGGAGAAGCAGCCCTTGGCGGCGATGGGCAAGTATCTTTCGGCAACACTATAATGAAACATAACGCAATGAAAATCAGAAAAATTGCAAATGGGAAAGTACTTTGCGGATTTGCGGGCGCCACCGCTGATGCATTTACACTCGCAGAAAGATTCGAAGACAAACTTGAACAATACCGTGGAAATGTAAATCGGGCTGCAGTTGAACTTGCAAAAGAATGGCGAAGTGATAAATATCTTCGGAAACTTGAAGCGATGCTTGCAGTAGTTGCAGAGGGCAATTCAATAATTATTTCCGGCAATGGTGATGTTATTGAGCCGGATGATAAAATTGTTGCCATAGGTTCGGGGGGGATGTACGCATTAGCCGCCGCACGAATGTTGAAAAAATACAGCAACCTTTCCGCAAAAGAAATAGTCCGCGAAAGTCTTCAGATAGCAAGTGAAATTTGCATCTATACAAATGATAAAATAAACGTTGAAACAATTGAGAAATAA
- a CDS encoding MOSC domain-containing protein → MNRKKLSQIFIYPIKSLGGILLSTSIVEERGLKHDRRWMLIDENDSFLTQRQYPQMALLNVKIEGEFLIVSLKNNEREKISLPLFSSSKKTLKVKIWDDTCTAELVSQEADNWFSEILNIKCRLVQMPESTKRLVDRQYSPAENFVSFADGYPFLIIGQASLDDLNEKLPQPLVINRFRPNFVFTGGEPNEEDNWKKFKIGEVVFSALKPCARCVITTIDQETAARGIEPLATLASYRKKENKVLFGMNLICHSTGTINLEDEITFL, encoded by the coding sequence ATGAACAGAAAAAAACTATCTCAAATATTTATTTACCCGATTAAATCACTTGGCGGAATTTTACTTTCTACCTCAATTGTTGAGGAGCGAGGGCTCAAACATGACAGGCGCTGGATGCTTATTGATGAAAATGATTCATTCCTTACCCAAAGACAGTATCCTCAAATGGCATTACTTAATGTTAAAATCGAAGGAGAATTTTTAATCGTTTCACTAAAGAATAATGAAAGGGAAAAAATATCACTGCCCCTGTTTTCATCATCAAAAAAAACATTGAAAGTAAAAATCTGGGACGATACTTGTACCGCAGAATTAGTCAGTCAGGAAGCAGACAATTGGTTTTCCGAAATATTAAATATTAAGTGCCGGCTTGTTCAGATGCCGGAATCAACCAAAAGACTTGTTGACCGCCAGTATTCCCCCGCAGAAAATTTTGTAAGCTTTGCTGATGGCTATCCATTCCTTATTATAGGTCAGGCTTCTCTCGATGATTTAAATGAAAAACTACCCCAGCCTTTAGTAATAAACCGTTTCAGACCAAATTTTGTTTTTACTGGCGGCGAACCCAATGAAGAAGATAACTGGAAAAAGTTTAAAATCGGCGAGGTTGTTTTCTCTGCATTAAAACCTTGTGCCCGCTGTGTGATCACCACAATTGATCAGGAGACTGCGGCGAGGGGAATTGAACCACTTGCTACACTTGCTTCATACAGAAAGAAAGAAAATAAAGTCCTATTCGGAATGAATTTAATTTGCCACTCAACCGGCACAATAAATTTAGAAGATGAAATCACTTTTTTATAA
- a CDS encoding T9SS type A sorting domain-containing protein → MNVLDSLNIVALAGDPEGLFGVGRILSSDGGETWSFTTLDFFGLALGSDFRNKSEGWYAAGYNFFYTSDSGINWGKISADSNKLVYDLIFTDEYTAFAVGDSGQVWRYKIIKIDSGGIVSPANFILYQNYPNPFNPTTKIKYTIPTSPQSPPSQGGEAKQGWFTVLKIYDVLGNEIATLVNEQQHAGTYEVEFNTQQTTNNKQLPSGVYFYRLNIGSFVETKKLILLK, encoded by the coding sequence ATAAATGTTTTAGATTCATTAAACATAGTTGCCTTAGCCGGTGATCCTGAAGGCTTATTCGGTGTCGGACGCATCCTTTCTTCTGATGGTGGAGAAACCTGGAGCTTTACCACACTTGATTTTTTCGGACTTGCGCTCGGTTCGGATTTTCGAAATAAATCTGAAGGCTGGTATGCCGCCGGTTATAATTTCTTTTATACCTCTGATAGCGGAATTAACTGGGGAAAAATTTCTGCCGACAGCAACAAATTAGTTTATGATCTTATATTCACTGATGAATACACAGCCTTTGCAGTTGGTGACAGCGGGCAGGTATGGAGATATAAAATCATAAAGATCGATAGTGGGGGAATAGTTTCTCCCGCTAATTTTATTCTTTATCAAAACTATCCCAACCCCTTTAACCCGACAACAAAAATAAAATACACAATTCCAACCTCCCCTCAATCCCCTCCATCGCAAGGAGGGGAAGCGAAGCAGGGGTGGTTTACTGTTTTAAAAATCTATGATGTTCTTGGCAATGAAATCGCAACACTTGTGAATGAACAGCAGCATGCCGGTACTTATGAAGTTGAATTTAACACACAACAAACCACGAACAACAAACAATTACCCAGCGGAGTATATTTCTATCGTTTGAACATCGGTTCATTCGTTGAGACCAAAAAACTTATTTTGCTTAAGTAA
- the rpoN gene encoding RNA polymerase factor sigma-54, translating to MLSLNQRLSQLQKLSPQQIQYQKLLQLNTLALEQRIKTELEMNPLLEEEINQTLEQDDKDRESSESEDYDETTETQQEEFDIEDYMNDLDFEHDKVNRSADDEVYYPIAHSRDTLSEKLTEQLRLLNLNEKLYILGEEIIGNLDADGYLKRALEDIVEELNMFEHLDISKEESETLLKKIQRFDPVGIAARNLQECLLIQLRAGNFDAYYKYLADELLSNCYIDFTRKRYDLIKQKLNLTEESLRATLNIIHNLNPKPGEGNAEILGMNQISPDFLIEKIEDNYIITLNDKSMPSVTISRQYLEMFDSNKKKKKTVREKETYKFLREKFESAKWFIACIQQRRETLLKIMRAIFERQFEFFEKGPKLLKPMIYKDIADEIQMDISTISRVVNGKYVQSPMGIHELKYFFSEGLATDSGEEVSNKHIKERIKELVLTENKKKPLSDDRLAELLNEEGIHIARRTIAKYREQLRVPVARLRKEL from the coding sequence ATGCTTAGTTTAAATCAAAGACTTTCTCAACTGCAAAAGTTGTCGCCGCAGCAAATTCAGTATCAAAAATTACTGCAATTAAATACACTGGCTTTAGAGCAGCGAATAAAAACAGAATTGGAAATGAATCCTTTACTTGAAGAAGAAATAAATCAAACTTTGGAGCAGGATGATAAGGATAGAGAATCAAGTGAATCAGAAGATTATGATGAAACAACCGAGACTCAGCAGGAAGAATTTGATATTGAAGATTACATGAATGATCTTGATTTTGAACACGATAAGGTAAACCGAAGTGCCGATGATGAAGTTTACTATCCTATCGCTCACTCAAGAGATACTTTGAGTGAAAAACTAACCGAACAATTACGCTTACTAAACCTTAATGAAAAACTTTATATACTTGGCGAAGAAATAATAGGCAACCTCGATGCCGATGGATATTTAAAGAGAGCGCTCGAAGATATTGTTGAAGAACTGAATATGTTTGAACATCTCGATATTTCAAAAGAAGAATCAGAAACTCTGTTAAAAAAAATACAGCGTTTCGACCCGGTTGGTATTGCCGCAAGAAATTTGCAGGAATGTTTGCTCATCCAGCTTCGTGCCGGAAACTTTGATGCATACTATAAATATTTAGCTGATGAATTGTTGAGCAATTGTTACATTGATTTCACTCGCAAACGTTATGATTTGATAAAACAAAAACTTAATTTGACTGAAGAAAGCCTTCGTGCTACTCTGAACATCATCCATAATTTAAACCCCAAACCAGGCGAAGGTAATGCTGAAATTTTAGGAATGAATCAGATTTCCCCGGATTTTCTAATTGAAAAAATTGAAGACAATTATATCATCACATTAAACGATAAAAGTATGCCTTCGGTTACCATTAGCAGGCAATATCTTGAAATGTTTGATTCAAATAAGAAAAAGAAAAAAACTGTTCGCGAAAAAGAAACGTATAAATTTTTAAGAGAAAAATTTGAATCTGCAAAATGGTTCATAGCCTGCATACAGCAGAGAAGAGAAACGCTGTTAAAAATTATGCGCGCAATTTTTGAAAGACAATTTGAATTTTTCGAAAAAGGCCCCAAGCTTCTAAAACCAATGATCTACAAAGACATTGCCGATGAAATTCAAATGGATATTTCTACCATAAGCCGTGTTGTTAATGGTAAGTATGTTCAAAGTCCTATGGGAATTCATGAGCTAAAATATTTTTTTAGCGAAGGCTTGGCAACTGATTCAGGCGAAGAAGTTTCAAATAAACATATTAAAGAAAGAATCAAAGAACTGGTCTTAACCGAAAATAAAAAGAAACCTCTGAGTGACGATAGACTTGCCGAGTTATTGAATGAAGAAGGCATCCATATTGCAAGAAGAACGATAGCTAAATACAGAGAGCAGCTTAGAGTCCCCGTCGCCCGGCTTAGAAAAGAATTATGA
- a CDS encoding lamin tail domain-containing protein, whose translation MIKNFTFVFILFFAAFIQSQSDSLLILSEVMFYPTSGNNEFVEVYNLSAAESFDLAGYKFKYSTSSPDVFIDAGFGTVLPPLSYAVILEGDYDFVSGIYNSIIPSDALILKISDNSFGSSGMSNTEDRIIKLINPSDDTLQVYTYSANNSQSFSDEKISLSRDNTIENWANAITINGTPGFENSVTPVNYDLQLSSITVSPDLPFEGDDVQIDITIKNIGILSAGFYSIEVYNDLNLDSIPEANELFYSNSFSNLLSDDSITTSTNLTALSARNYQIIAQVVFAEDENNSNNQKIKLFTVFLPGANFNDVVINEIMYAPDSGEPEWVELFNRSLNTINLKKWKLSDALTAVSITPNDFILQPDSFVVLSKDSSIINFYNIPSSLIVFSLPALNNSGDAVVLKDSIGFLVDSLFYLPDWGGSIGGNSLERILAGGESNSSENWGTSESIDRATPGKINSLSPKDYDLSIINFSTEKDFVILGEQAQFDIKILNKGLNSSQTFQVEIFKDANVDSIPQPSEFATNFSGQQLSSGDSTSFVFTSSDFSAGKNYFITKLITSIDDDTTNNIAFESINAVNINEIRNDIVINEIMYAPDSPEPEWIELFNQSNKIIDLKNYQLSDNSDTTKIISQSTILNPSEYFVIADDSLLLNIYNITSQLVVKSFSAFNNTGDKIILLDSLDRVIDSLEYSDNWGGSEGNSLERINAEFSSTDSSNWKTSSSRLGATPGFINSVTRKDFDIEASDILFTPAFPQIRENVTASIKIKNIGKNPADFSFFFYEDTNLDSIPDLLLETKSGFNLSAGDSSNIPINYSILNLESKRAFFIRAIFIFDQDTTNNFFYKAIAPGFPPLTILINEIMYSPLGGEPEWIEIYNTSEDTINLNGWSVADVLTTSSSALINNDFFVAGKSYSVITEDTSIFNFHRVIPSKVYQLSLPSFNNDADGVVLRDNRGAAIDSVFYISDWGGTGGYSLERISFDAPSNLFTNWNSSIDIETSTPGRINSLTPKQFDLSIISMLFNPKYPTEGEDVFINAQIRNNGSSAAQNFTLQFFIDSDSNEVADQLLSEHTITTLAAGDSFFVQSSSPIVNLNKKILCAVKIIFSTDEDTLNNYFEKSVQPGFAEKSVLISEVMSDPADGEPEWVEIINNSNDTINLKNWSISDVLSTPTKSFISLDDYLFAPSEFLVIAPDTSFKSFHPDFTGKFIAVNFGTLTNSADGIIIYDFRDGIIDSLLYRSSWGGAKGVSLERFSYSASTNDSINWATCLNANSSTPEKLIHCLTYLTMKEIQLL comes from the coding sequence TTGATTAAAAATTTTACTTTTGTATTTATACTTTTCTTTGCGGCATTTATACAATCTCAGTCAGACTCTTTATTAATTCTGAGTGAGGTAATGTTCTATCCAACTTCCGGCAACAATGAGTTTGTCGAAGTTTATAATCTTAGTGCTGCAGAAAGCTTTGATTTAGCCGGTTACAAGTTTAAATATTCTACCTCCTCCCCGGATGTCTTTATCGATGCAGGATTTGGAACAGTACTGCCGCCGCTTTCTTACGCAGTAATTCTGGAGGGTGATTATGATTTTGTTTCCGGAATTTATAATTCAATTATCCCTTCGGATGCGTTAATTCTAAAAATATCCGACAACTCTTTCGGCTCCTCGGGAATGTCAAACACCGAAGATAGAATTATAAAATTGATTAATCCTTCAGATGACACGCTTCAGGTTTATACTTACTCGGCGAACAATTCACAAAGCTTTTCCGATGAAAAAATTTCCTTGAGTCGTGACAACACAATTGAAAATTGGGCGAACGCAATAACAATAAATGGAACACCGGGTTTTGAAAATTCAGTTACGCCTGTAAATTACGATTTGCAGTTAAGTTCAATCACAGTCTCTCCCGATTTACCATTTGAGGGAGATGATGTTCAAATAGATATTACAATAAAAAATATTGGAATACTATCCGCTGGTTTTTATTCGATTGAAGTTTATAATGATTTGAATCTCGACTCAATTCCTGAAGCTAACGAATTATTCTACTCAAATTCATTTTCAAATCTTTTGTCAGATGATTCAATAACTACTTCAACGAACTTAACTGCACTTTCCGCCCGCAATTATCAAATCATCGCACAGGTTGTTTTTGCAGAAGATGAAAACAATTCGAACAATCAAAAAATAAAATTGTTCACAGTGTTTTTACCGGGAGCAAATTTTAATGATGTTGTCATTAATGAAATTATGTATGCGCCCGATTCCGGTGAGCCTGAATGGGTTGAATTATTCAATCGCTCCTTAAACACAATCAACTTAAAGAAATGGAAATTGAGCGACGCACTTACTGCGGTTTCAATTACTCCGAATGATTTTATTTTACAGCCCGATAGTTTCGTAGTGTTGAGTAAAGATTCTTCGATAATCAATTTTTATAATATCCCTTCGAGCTTGATTGTATTTTCTTTGCCCGCTTTAAATAATTCGGGTGATGCTGTAGTGTTAAAAGATTCAATTGGATTTTTAGTTGACAGCCTTTTTTACTTGCCTGATTGGGGAGGGAGTATCGGCGGAAACTCCCTCGAAAGAATTCTTGCCGGCGGTGAAAGTAATTCATCAGAAAATTGGGGGACTTCCGAAAGCATTGATCGTGCGACTCCCGGTAAAATAAATTCTCTCTCACCAAAGGATTATGACCTTTCAATAATAAACTTTTCAACTGAAAAAGATTTTGTGATTTTGGGTGAACAAGCACAATTCGATATTAAGATATTAAATAAAGGTTTGAACTCGTCACAAACTTTTCAGGTTGAAATATTTAAAGATGCAAATGTAGATTCTATTCCACAGCCGTCTGAATTTGCAACGAATTTTTCGGGACAGCAATTATCAAGCGGTGACAGTACTTCATTTGTTTTTACTTCATCGGATTTTTCAGCCGGTAAAAATTATTTTATTACAAAGTTAATAACTTCGATTGATGATGACACAACAAACAATATAGCATTTGAGTCAATAAATGCAGTAAACATCAACGAAATCAGAAATGATATTGTTATAAATGAAATTATGTATGCACCCGATTCTCCCGAACCTGAATGGATTGAACTTTTCAATCAAAGCAACAAAATAATTGACTTAAAAAATTATCAGCTATCCGATAACAGCGACACAACTAAAATCATTTCACAAAGTACAATCCTCAATCCTTCAGAATATTTTGTTATTGCTGACGATAGTTTATTGCTTAACATTTATAACATCACTTCTCAATTAGTAGTTAAAAGTTTTTCAGCATTCAATAACACCGGTGATAAAATTATTCTGCTTGATTCTTTGGACAGGGTGATTGACTCGCTTGAATATTCCGATAATTGGGGCGGAAGCGAAGGTAATTCACTCGAAAGAATAAACGCTGAGTTTAGCTCAACAGATTCATCAAATTGGAAAACTTCTTCCAGCAGGTTAGGTGCCACACCGGGCTTTATCAATTCTGTTACCCGAAAAGATTTTGATATTGAAGCCTCTGATATTTTATTTACACCAGCCTTTCCGCAAATACGGGAGAACGTTACTGCGTCAATTAAAATTAAAAATATCGGAAAAAATCCCGCCGATTTTTCTTTCTTCTTTTACGAAGATACAAATCTTGATTCTATTCCTGATTTGCTGCTTGAAACTAAAAGTGGGTTTAATCTTTCGGCGGGGGATTCGTCAAACATTCCAATAAATTATTCAATTCTTAATTTGGAAAGCAAACGAGCTTTTTTTATTCGGGCAATTTTTATTTTTGATCAGGATACAACTAATAATTTCTTTTATAAAGCAATAGCGCCAGGCTTTCCTCCGCTTACAATTTTAATAAATGAAATTATGTACTCACCTCTTGGCGGCGAACCCGAATGGATAGAAATTTATAACACTTCGGAAGACACAATTAATTTGAACGGCTGGTCGGTTGCAGATGTTTTAACCACTTCAAGTTCAGCTTTAATTAATAACGATTTTTTTGTTGCCGGGAAATCCTACTCAGTAATTACCGAAGATACTTCTATTTTTAATTTTCATAGAGTTATCCCTTCCAAAGTTTATCAATTGAGTCTGCCGTCGTTTAACAATGATGCTGATGGTGTTGTGCTTCGTGATAATCGTGGTGCCGCCATTGATTCCGTATTCTACATCAGTGATTGGGGCGGAACCGGTGGGTATTCACTTGAAAGAATTTCATTTGATGCGCCTTCAAATCTTTTCACAAATTGGAATTCATCAATTGATATTGAAACAAGTACACCCGGTAGAATAAACAGTCTGACTCCGAAACAGTTCGATCTTTCTATAATATCAATGCTTTTCAATCCTAAATATCCAACCGAGGGGGAGGATGTTTTTATCAATGCACAAATCAGAAATAACGGAAGTTCTGCTGCTCAAAATTTCACTCTTCAGTTTTTTATTGACTCCGATTCAAACGAAGTGGCTGATCAACTATTAAGCGAGCATACAATAACAACTCTTGCCGCCGGTGATTCGTTTTTCGTTCAATCTTCTTCACCAATAGTTAACTTAAATAAAAAAATTCTTTGTGCAGTAAAAATTATTTTTTCAACAGATGAAGACACTTTAAACAACTATTTTGAAAAATCAGTACAGCCCGGTTTTGCTGAAAAATCTGTTTTGATCAGCGAAGTAATGTCTGACCCTGCAGATGGCGAACCTGAATGGGTAGAAATTATCAACAATTCAAACGATACAATAAATCTAAAAAATTGGTCAATAAGTGATGTACTTTCAACACCGACAAAAAGTTTTATTTCATTAGACGATTATTTATTTGCGCCCTCAGAATTTTTAGTGATCGCTCCTGATACGTCTTTCAAATCATTTCATCCTGATTTTACAGGAAAATTTATTGCCGTTAATTTCGGCACATTGACCAATTCTGCTGACGGCATTATTATTTATGATTTCAGAGATGGAATAATTGACAGTTTGCTCTATCGTTCGTCATGGGGCGGGGCAAAAGGTGTTTCACTTGAAAGATTTAGTTATTCTGCTTCAACAAATGACAGCATAAATTGGGCGACTTGCCTTAATGCTAACAGCAGCACACCGGAGAAGTTAATTCATTGTTTGACTTACCTGACTATGAAAGAAATTCAATTATTATAA
- a CDS encoding SPFH domain-containing protein, translating to MKAVTEKPANKINGFIILFLFIALWVLNIYLLVQGIKTEETSILWIFIPLTVILFILMGGFFIVQPNDSRVLIFFGKYTGTIDTSGFWWVNPFTIKKHISLRIRNFNSEKIKVNDLHGNPIEIAAVIVWRVVDSARAIFDVQNFEEFVAIQSETAIRALASEFPYDVNEEDKASLRGSPLEIADSLKKQVQTRLEIAGVEILESRISHLAYAPEIAQAMLRRQQAQAIIAARQKIVEGAVGMVQMALQALSEQKIVQLDEDKKATMVNNLMVALVSESEVQPIINTGTLYQ from the coding sequence ATGAAAGCAGTTACAGAAAAGCCAGCCAATAAGATTAATGGCTTTATTATTTTGTTTTTGTTCATCGCATTATGGGTCTTAAATATTTATTTACTTGTTCAGGGAATTAAGACAGAAGAGACTTCAATTCTCTGGATATTCATTCCGCTAACAGTAATCTTGTTCATTCTTATGGGTGGTTTTTTTATTGTGCAGCCAAATGACTCGAGAGTATTGATCTTCTTTGGAAAATATACCGGCACAATTGATACGTCCGGTTTTTGGTGGGTTAATCCATTCACTATAAAAAAACATATTTCTCTGAGGATCAGAAATTTTAACAGCGAAAAAATAAAAGTGAATGATCTGCACGGTAACCCGATAGAAATTGCGGCTGTAATTGTTTGGCGTGTGGTAGATTCGGCTCGTGCAATTTTTGATGTACAGAATTTCGAAGAATTTGTAGCAATCCAAAGTGAAACAGCAATTCGTGCACTTGCTTCGGAATTTCCTTATGATGTAAACGAGGAAGATAAAGCCTCGCTTCGCGGAAGTCCGCTTGAAATTGCAGATAGTTTGAAAAAGCAAGTTCAGACAAGATTGGAAATTGCGGGTGTTGAAATTCTTGAATCGAGAATAAGTCATCTTGCTTATGCACCCGAAATTGCACAAGCAATGCTGCGCCGCCAGCAGGCTCAAGCAATAATAGCCGCCCGTCAAAAAATTGTTGAAGGCGCTGTGGGCATGGTTCAAATGGCTCTTCAGGCTTTAAGCGAACAAAAAATAGTTCAGCTTGATGAAGATAAAAAAGCAACTATGGTGAATAACCTGATGGTTGCGCTCGTTTCTGAATCTGAAGTTCAGCCTATTATCAACACAGGGACGCTTTATCAATAA